The following proteins are co-located in the Pseudomonas fluorescens genome:
- the ptrR gene encoding putrescine utilization regulator PtrR, with product MDLVQLEIFKAVAEQGSISAAAQLIHRVPSNLTTRIKQLEQDLGVELFIREKSRLRLSPAGWNFLGYARRILDLVQEARATVAGEEPQGAFALGSLESTAAVRIPALLAAYNQKYAKVELDLSTGPSGTMIEGVLSGRLAAAFVDGPVLHATLEGVAVFEEEMVVIAPLHHAPITRGQDVAGESIYTFRANCSYRHHFERWFSQDGAVPGKIFEMESYHGMLACVSAGAGLALMPRSMLESMPGFTAVSVWPLSDAFRILHTWLIWRRGTVSQSLNSFVKLLEARALQAK from the coding sequence TTGGATCTGGTGCAGCTGGAAATCTTCAAGGCGGTTGCCGAGCAAGGCAGCATCAGCGCCGCCGCGCAGTTGATTCATCGCGTGCCGTCGAACCTGACCACGCGTATCAAGCAACTGGAACAAGACTTGGGCGTGGAATTGTTTATCCGCGAGAAAAGCCGCCTGCGTCTGTCACCGGCCGGGTGGAATTTCCTCGGCTATGCGCGGCGTATTCTCGACCTGGTGCAAGAAGCCCGCGCGACGGTGGCGGGTGAGGAGCCCCAGGGCGCGTTTGCCCTCGGCTCGCTGGAGAGCACCGCCGCCGTGCGTATCCCGGCGTTGCTCGCGGCGTATAACCAGAAGTACGCCAAGGTCGAGTTGGACCTGAGCACCGGGCCGTCGGGCACGATGATCGAAGGCGTGTTGTCGGGGCGCCTGGCGGCGGCATTTGTCGACGGCCCGGTGCTGCATGCCACGCTGGAGGGCGTGGCGGTGTTTGAAGAGGAGATGGTGGTGATTGCGCCGCTGCATCACGCGCCGATCACCCGCGGGCAGGATGTGGCGGGGGAGAGCATCTACACCTTTCGCGCGAACTGCTCGTATCGCCATCACTTCGAACGGTGGTTCTCACAGGATGGTGCGGTGCCGGGCAAGATTTTCGAGATGGAGTCCTACCACGGGATGCTCGCCTGCGTCAGCGCCGGCGCCGGCCTGGCGCTGATGCCGCGCAGTATGCTGGAAAGCATGCCGGGGTTTACGGCGGTGAGTGTGTGGCCGTTGAGCGACGCGTTCCGCATTCTGCACACCTGGCTGATCTGGCGGCGGGGCACGGTGTCGCAGAGTTTGAACAGCTTTGTGAAGTTGTTGGAAGCACGCGCTCTGCAAGCCAAGTAG
- a CDS encoding aldehyde dehydrogenase family protein, with translation MNAMTQQTHALSINPANGETVGSYPYETQAQLDAALNRATDAFRTWRRQPVSQRAERLLALASALRDQAEDMAQMITLEMGKPIAQARAEIEKCAHLSEWYAAHGPAMLAPEPTQVDNGSAQIEYRPLGPILAVMPWNFPVWQVLRGAVPTMLAGNTYVLKHAPNVMGSAYLMKAAFQKAGFAEGLFEVINVTQDGVSTAIADPRIAAVTLTGSVRAGMAIGSQAGAALKKCVLELGGSDPFIVLNDADLDAAVQAAVIGRFQNSGQVCAAAKRLIIEDGVVEAFTAKFLEASRALVMGDPTASSTYVGPMARFDLRDELHGQVQATLDEGATLLLGGHKVPGAGNYYAPTVLANVTDQMTSFKQELFGPVASIITARDADHAVALANDSEFGLTASVFTTDSAKARDIANQLETGGIFVNAFSVSDPRVAFGGIKKSGFGRELSHFGVREFCNAQTVWLDRK, from the coding sequence ATGAACGCGATGACTCAACAGACCCACGCCTTGTCGATCAACCCCGCCAACGGCGAAACGGTCGGCAGCTACCCTTACGAAACCCAGGCGCAACTGGACGCCGCGCTCAACCGCGCCACCGACGCCTTCCGCACCTGGCGCCGCCAGCCGGTCAGCCAGCGCGCCGAGCGGCTGCTGGCCCTGGCCAGTGCGCTGCGTGACCAAGCCGAAGACATGGCGCAGATGATCACCCTGGAAATGGGCAAACCCATCGCCCAAGCTCGCGCCGAAATCGAAAAATGCGCACACCTCAGCGAATGGTATGCCGCCCACGGCCCGGCCATGCTCGCGCCGGAGCCAACGCAGGTGGACAACGGCAGTGCCCAGATCGAATACCGCCCGCTGGGCCCGATCCTCGCGGTGATGCCGTGGAACTTCCCGGTCTGGCAAGTGCTGCGCGGCGCCGTGCCGACGATGCTCGCCGGCAACACCTACGTGCTCAAACATGCGCCGAATGTCATGGGCAGCGCCTACCTGATGAAAGCGGCGTTCCAGAAAGCCGGGTTCGCTGAAGGCCTGTTCGAAGTGATCAACGTGACCCAGGACGGCGTCTCCACCGCCATCGCCGACCCACGCATCGCCGCCGTCACGTTAACCGGCAGCGTCCGCGCCGGCATGGCCATCGGCTCCCAGGCCGGTGCCGCGCTGAAAAAATGCGTGCTCGAACTGGGCGGCTCCGACCCGTTTATCGTGCTCAACGACGCCGACCTCGATGCCGCCGTCCAGGCCGCCGTGATCGGGCGTTTCCAGAACAGCGGCCAGGTCTGCGCCGCCGCCAAGCGCCTGATCATCGAAGACGGCGTGGTAGAAGCCTTCACCGCTAAATTCCTCGAAGCCAGCCGCGCCCTGGTCATGGGCGACCCGACAGCTTCCAGCACCTACGTCGGCCCGATGGCGCGCTTCGACCTGCGCGACGAGTTGCACGGCCAGGTCCAGGCCACCCTGGACGAAGGCGCGACCCTGCTGCTGGGCGGCCACAAAGTACCCGGCGCCGGCAACTACTATGCGCCCACCGTACTGGCCAACGTCACCGACCAGATGACCTCGTTCAAACAGGAACTGTTTGGCCCCGTGGCCTCGATCATCACCGCCCGCGATGCCGACCACGCCGTGGCCCTGGCCAACGACAGCGAGTTTGGCCTGACGGCGAGCGTCTTCACCACCGACTCGGCCAAGGCACGCGACATCGCCAACCAACTGGAAACCGGCGGGATCTTCGTCAACGCCTTCAGCGTCTCGGACCCTCGGGTCGCGTTCGGCGGCATCAAGAAAAGCGGGTTTGGGCGGGAGTTGTCGCACTTTGGCGTGCGCGAATTCTGCAACGCGCAGACGGTATGGCTGGATCGCAAGTAA
- a CDS encoding ABC transporter substrate-binding protein has protein sequence MLPRITALLTGLGFCALAHAAPTHYPLTVQNCGSTLTFAQAPARSVTIGQAATEMLYALGVANKVVGTSLWFNSVLPTFKAQNDTIERLADNEPSFEAVIAKRPQLVAAELEWVVGPQGVVGTREQFHELKIPTYLLPSDCEGKDNLVGADGTRLEPFRIDTIYKSIRQLAEIFDVQDRGQQLNDELKARLANAVATAQSKGLKQASALVWFSSAEMASDPYVAGHKGVPEFMLETLGLHNVVQSDEEWPAVGWETLAKANPTFLVIARMDRRRYPADDHEKKLAFLRSDPVTRNMDAVKHNRIIILDALALQASIRTFDGLEQLAHAIDGYDLHK, from the coding sequence ATGCTGCCTCGCATTACCGCCCTGCTCACCGGCCTGGGCTTCTGCGCCCTGGCCCACGCGGCCCCCACACATTACCCGCTGACGGTACAGAACTGCGGCAGCACGCTGACCTTCGCGCAAGCCCCCGCACGCAGCGTAACCATCGGCCAGGCGGCCACTGAAATGCTCTATGCCCTGGGCGTGGCGAACAAGGTGGTCGGCACCTCGCTGTGGTTCAACAGCGTACTGCCGACGTTCAAGGCGCAGAACGACACCATCGAGCGCCTGGCCGATAACGAGCCAAGCTTCGAGGCCGTGATCGCCAAGCGCCCGCAACTGGTGGCCGCCGAGCTGGAATGGGTGGTCGGCCCGCAGGGCGTGGTTGGCACCCGCGAGCAATTCCACGAGCTGAAGATTCCCACCTACCTGCTGCCCTCCGACTGCGAAGGCAAGGACAACCTGGTGGGTGCCGACGGCACGCGGCTGGAGCCGTTCCGCATCGACACAATTTACAAAAGCATCCGCCAACTGGCCGAGATCTTCGATGTACAGGATCGCGGCCAGCAACTGAACGACGAACTCAAGGCGCGCCTGGCCAACGCTGTCGCCACCGCGCAGAGCAAAGGCCTCAAGCAGGCCAGCGCACTGGTCTGGTTCTCCAGCGCCGAGATGGCCAGCGACCCGTACGTCGCCGGCCACAAAGGTGTCCCCGAGTTCATGCTGGAAACCCTGGGCCTGCACAACGTCGTGCAGTCCGATGAAGAGTGGCCCGCCGTCGGCTGGGAAACCCTCGCCAAGGCCAACCCGACCTTCCTGGTGATCGCCCGCATGGACCGCCGCCGCTACCCCGCCGACGACCATGAAAAGAAACTCGCCTTCCTGCGCAGCGACCCGGTGACCCGCAACATGGACGCGGTCAAACACAACCGCATCATCATCCTCGACGCCCTGGCCTTGCAGGCCAGCATCCGCACGTTCGATGGCCTGGAACAACTGGCCCACGCCATCGACGGCTACGACCTGCACAAATGA
- a CDS encoding FecCD family ABC transporter permease codes for MIRSLLALALLLLAVLAGVAIGETAISPQVVLQVLANKLWAAGYVLDPIDEGVVWNYRLTRALVAAACGAGLATCGVILQSLLRNPLADPYLLGISAGASTGAVLVALIGVGGGLVSLSAGAFVGAMAAFALVTLLARASGSSTGTGQIILAGIAGSQLFNALTAFLITKSASSEQARGILFWLLGNLSGVRWPSVWLVVPVAVAGLAVCLWHRRALDAFTFGTDSAASLGIPVRRVQFVLVGCAALVTAVMVSIVGSIGFVGLVIPHAVRLLVGTGHSRLLPVSALGGALFLIAADVLSRTLIKGQVIPVGVVTALVGAPVFALILIGRRNAR; via the coding sequence ATGATACGTAGCCTGCTCGCCCTCGCCCTGTTACTGCTCGCCGTGCTTGCCGGTGTGGCCATCGGCGAAACCGCCATTTCCCCACAGGTCGTGCTCCAGGTGCTCGCCAACAAACTGTGGGCGGCGGGTTACGTGCTGGACCCGATCGACGAAGGGGTGGTGTGGAACTACCGCCTGACCCGCGCCCTGGTGGCGGCGGCGTGCGGGGCCGGGCTGGCCACGTGCGGGGTGATTTTGCAGTCGTTGTTGCGTAACCCGTTGGCTGACCCGTACCTGCTGGGCATCAGCGCCGGCGCATCGACCGGCGCGGTGCTGGTTGCCCTGATCGGCGTGGGCGGCGGGCTGGTTTCGTTGTCGGCGGGCGCATTTGTCGGGGCCATGGCGGCCTTTGCACTGGTGACCTTGCTGGCGCGCGCCAGCGGCTCGTCCACCGGCACCGGGCAGATCATCCTCGCTGGCATCGCCGGCTCGCAGCTGTTCAATGCCCTTACCGCGTTCCTGATCACCAAATCGGCGAGTTCCGAGCAGGCCCGCGGCATCCTGTTCTGGCTGCTGGGTAACCTCAGCGGCGTGCGCTGGCCGTCGGTGTGGCTGGTGGTGCCGGTGGCGGTCGCAGGCCTGGCGGTGTGCCTGTGGCACCGCCGCGCGCTGGATGCGTTTACCTTTGGCACGGACTCCGCCGCGTCCCTGGGCATCCCGGTGCGGCGTGTGCAGTTTGTACTGGTGGGCTGCGCCGCGCTGGTCACGGCGGTGATGGTGTCGATTGTCGGCTCGATCGGCTTTGTCGGGCTGGTGATTCCCCACGCCGTGCGCCTGCTGGTCGGCACCGGGCATTCGCGGTTGCTGCCGGTTAGTGCCTTGGGCGGCGCGCTGTTTTTGATTGCGGCGGATGTGCTGTCGCGCACGCTGATCAAGGGGCAGGTGATTCCGGTTGGCGTGGTGACGGCGTTGGTCGGCGCTCCGGTGTTTGCGCTGATTCTAATCGGCCGGAGAAATGCGCGATGA
- a CDS encoding ABC transporter ATP-binding protein, whose translation MSVLSCTGLGFKVREAELLRDIHLEVQLGETLGIVGPNGSGKSTLLKLLAGLRVPASGEVRLSGQRLRDLSRRAIAQQLAVVEQQADTDDAIRVFDAVALGRTPWLSALSPWSADDHAIVNQALHDVDATHLSTRAWRSLSGGERQRVHIARALAQRPQILLLDEPTNHLDIQHQLAILKGVQALPVTTLIALHDLNQALTCDRLAVLDRGQLVALGKPLEVLTPQRLQDTFGVQAHYLTDPFDGAQILRLRSH comes from the coding sequence ATGAGCGTGCTCAGTTGCACCGGGCTGGGCTTCAAGGTGCGCGAGGCTGAGTTGCTGCGCGATATTCACCTTGAGGTTCAGCTGGGCGAAACCTTAGGCATCGTCGGCCCCAACGGCTCCGGCAAATCCACCCTGCTCAAACTGCTCGCCGGTTTGCGGGTGCCCGCCAGCGGCGAAGTGCGCTTGAGCGGCCAACGCTTGCGCGACCTGTCGCGCCGCGCCATCGCCCAGCAATTGGCCGTGGTGGAGCAACAAGCCGACACCGACGACGCGATCCGCGTGTTCGATGCCGTGGCGCTGGGCCGCACACCGTGGCTGTCGGCATTGAGCCCGTGGTCCGCAGACGACCACGCCATCGTCAACCAGGCCTTGCATGACGTCGACGCCACCCACCTGAGCACGCGCGCCTGGCGCAGCCTCTCCGGTGGTGAACGCCAACGCGTGCACATCGCCCGCGCCCTGGCGCAACGGCCGCAGATTTTATTGCTGGATGAGCCGACCAATCACCTGGATATCCAGCATCAGTTGGCGATTTTAAAAGGCGTGCAGGCGCTGCCGGTGACCACCTTGATTGCGCTGCACGACCTGAATCAAGCGCTGACCTGCGATCGTTTGGCAGTGCTGGATCGCGGGCAGTTGGTGGCGCTGGGCAAGCCGCTGGAGGTGCTCACGCCGCAGCGCTTGCAGGACACGTTTGGCGTACAGGCGCATTACCTGACTGACCCGTTTGATGGCGCGCAGATTCTACGGCTGCGCTCACACTGA
- a CDS encoding GNAT family N-acetyltransferase, with translation MNQTPLLQFVTGADVPAVRAFVLQARAELFPTLSASGMPDDLARFEAVYLHGDGQFLIARAEGRIVAAIGYLPYDGRFPQLNYQGLKTVEVVRLFVLPAFRRFGLAGQLYRALEAQARADRVAVVYLHTHPFLPGAIDFWARQGFEVVDVEADPVWRTTHMQRHL, from the coding sequence ATGAACCAGACTCCCCTCCTTCAGTTCGTCACCGGCGCCGACGTTCCAGCAGTACGGGCCTTCGTCCTGCAGGCCCGCGCCGAGCTGTTTCCCACGCTCAGCGCCAGCGGCATGCCGGACGACCTGGCGCGGTTCGAGGCGGTCTACCTTCACGGCGACGGCCAGTTCCTGATCGCTCGCGCCGAGGGCCGAATCGTCGCCGCCATCGGCTACTTGCCCTACGACGGCCGTTTCCCCCAGCTGAATTATCAAGGCCTTAAAACAGTGGAAGTGGTGCGCCTGTTCGTACTGCCAGCCTTTCGCCGTTTTGGCTTGGCCGGTCAGTTGTATCGTGCCCTGGAAGCGCAGGCGCGGGCGGATCGGGTGGCGGTGGTTTACCTGCACACCCATCCGTTTCTACCGGGGGCGATTGATTTCTGGGCTCGCCAGGGGTTTGAGGTGGTGGACGTCGAGGCGGACCCGGTGTGGCGCACGACGCATATGCAGCGGCACCTGTAA
- a CDS encoding alpha/beta hydrolase, whose protein sequence is MACQRWPASEPELAEMRRFNKKLAWLPRFKIRNRVTPRVIQALLRVSQSLKTAPAAETRQVNGVPVRILRPAGKAKGVVLDIHGGGWVIGNAQMDDDLNLGMVRACDVAVVSVDYRLAVDTPVEGLMEDCLAAARWLLGDCPEFADVPVFVVGESAGGHLAVATLLALKPWPDLLKRVSGAVLYYGVYDLSGTPSVHAAGPDTLLLDGPGMVEALRMLTPGLTDDERRQPPLSPLYGDFSGLPPALMFVGELDPLKDDTLLIAERWGAQTPVEAHLLAESAHGFIHFPVAMAGHVLMHTQAWITQRLATVGT, encoded by the coding sequence ATGGCCTGCCAACGTTGGCCTGCCAGCGAGCCCGAGCTGGCCGAGATGCGGCGCTTCAACAAGAAGCTCGCTTGGCTGCCGCGCTTTAAAATCCGCAACCGCGTCACGCCACGTGTGATTCAGGCGCTGCTGCGCGTCAGTCAATCGCTCAAGACCGCGCCTGCCGCCGAGACGCGGCAGGTGAATGGCGTGCCCGTGCGCATCTTGCGCCCGGCGGGCAAGGCCAAGGGCGTGGTGCTGGATATCCACGGTGGCGGCTGGGTCATCGGCAACGCACAGATGGACGATGACCTGAACCTGGGCATGGTGCGCGCCTGTGACGTGGCGGTGGTGTCGGTGGACTATCGGCTGGCGGTCGACACGCCGGTCGAAGGGCTGATGGAGGACTGCCTGGCGGCTGCGCGCTGGCTGTTGGGCGACTGCCCGGAGTTTGCCGACGTGCCGGTGTTTGTGGTGGGTGAATCCGCCGGTGGGCACCTGGCAGTGGCGACGTTGCTGGCGCTCAAACCATGGCCGGACCTGCTCAAGCGCGTGAGCGGGGCAGTGTTGTATTACGGCGTGTATGACTTGAGCGGCACGCCAAGCGTGCACGCAGCCGGGCCGGACACGTTGTTGCTGGACGGTCCGGGCATGGTCGAGGCGTTGCGCATGCTGACGCCGGGGCTGACTGATGACGAGCGCCGGCAGCCGCCGTTGTCACCGTTGTATGGCGATTTTAGCGGGTTGCCGCCGGCGTTGATGTTTGTCGGGGAATTGGACCCGCTCAAGGATGACACGCTGTTGATCGCCGAGCGGTGGGGCGCGCAGACGCCGGTTGAAGCGCACCTGTTAGCGGAATCTGCCCATGGGTTTATTCATTTTCCGGTGGCGATGGCGGGCCATGTGCTGATGCACACCCAGGCTTGGATAACCCAGCGATTGGCAACAGTAGGAACTTAA
- the tspO gene encoding tryptophan-rich sensory protein TspO has translation MTFFIFLLACAAAASTGIIFKPGAWYDALVKPSFTPPNWLFPVAWSLIYVLLAWAGYRLTLLPGSQEVLALWAAQIALNTLWTPVFFGAHRLFAGMVIIVLLWLTVAAMLVLAMRLDVITGLILLPYLAWLCVAAALNFSILRNNR, from the coding sequence ATGACCTTCTTTATCTTCCTGCTGGCCTGCGCCGCCGCCGCCAGCACTGGCATTATTTTCAAACCGGGCGCGTGGTACGACGCGCTGGTCAAACCCAGCTTCACGCCGCCGAACTGGCTGTTCCCAGTGGCCTGGAGCCTGATTTACGTGCTGCTGGCCTGGGCGGGTTACCGCCTGACGCTGCTCCCCGGCAGCCAGGAAGTCCTGGCCTTATGGGCCGCGCAAATCGCCTTGAACACGTTGTGGACACCGGTGTTCTTCGGGGCACACCGGCTCTTCGCGGGCATGGTGATTATTGTGCTGCTGTGGCTCACGGTCGCCGCGATGCTGGTGTTGGCCATGCGACTGGACGTGATCACCGGGTTGATCCTGTTGCCTTATCTGGCGTGGCTGTGTGTGGCGGCGGCGCTGAATTTCTCGATTTTGCGCAATAACCGCTGA
- the chrA gene encoding chromate efflux transporter, which yields MATSPTDHRASPWSVFLIFLRLGLTSFGGPVAHLGYFRDEFVTRRRWLSERSYADLVALCQFLPGPASSQVGIALGLSRAGYGGALAAWLGFTLPSALLLILFALGLAQHSSVIAPGVLHGLKVVAVAVVAQAVWGMARNLCTDAPRISLMLIAACVALLQTSAWGQVGVIDAAAVAGLLWLNTPPSTAHDALPITLSRRVGAMWLALFVLLLAGLPLLAELAPSQGLALIDAFYRTGSLVFGGGHVVLPLLQAEVVPTQWVSNDVFLAGYGAAQAMPGPLFTFAAFLGASMQPAPTGWLGGLLCLLAIFAPSFLLVLGALPFWETLRRSARTQAALAGVNAAVVGLLLAALYQPVWTSAIFSARDFGLALLALVALMVWKLPPWLVVIGSGGVGWLLSVTLG from the coding sequence TTGGCCACCTCACCCACTGATCACCGTGCCAGCCCCTGGTCGGTCTTCCTGATCTTCCTGCGCCTGGGGCTCACCTCGTTCGGCGGCCCGGTGGCGCACCTGGGTTACTTTCGCGACGAGTTCGTCACCCGCCGACGCTGGCTGAGTGAGCGCAGCTACGCCGACCTGGTGGCGCTGTGCCAATTCCTCCCCGGCCCAGCCAGCAGCCAGGTGGGCATTGCCCTTGGGCTATCGCGGGCGGGCTACGGCGGCGCGCTGGCGGCGTGGCTCGGGTTTACCTTGCCGTCGGCCCTGCTGCTGATTCTGTTCGCGCTGGGCCTTGCGCAACACAGCAGCGTCATCGCGCCCGGCGTGCTGCATGGCCTAAAAGTGGTGGCCGTGGCCGTGGTTGCCCAGGCCGTGTGGGGCATGGCGCGCAACCTGTGCACCGATGCACCGCGCATCAGCCTGATGCTGATCGCCGCCTGCGTGGCCCTGCTGCAAACCTCGGCTTGGGGCCAGGTCGGCGTGATCGACGCCGCCGCGGTGGCGGGCCTGTTGTGGCTAAACACCCCGCCGTCCACCGCCCATGACGCCCTGCCTATCACGCTAAGCCGCCGCGTGGGGGCGATGTGGTTGGCGTTGTTCGTGCTGTTGCTGGCCGGCTTGCCGCTACTGGCCGAGCTGGCGCCCAGCCAAGGCCTGGCGCTGATCGACGCGTTCTACCGCACCGGTTCGTTGGTGTTTGGCGGCGGCCACGTGGTGCTGCCGCTGTTGCAAGCCGAGGTCGTGCCCACCCAGTGGGTGAGCAACGATGTATTCCTCGCCGGCTACGGCGCCGCCCAAGCCATGCCCGGCCCGTTGTTCACCTTCGCGGCGTTCCTCGGCGCGTCCATGCAGCCGGCCCCGACGGGCTGGCTCGGCGGCCTGCTGTGCCTGCTGGCGATCTTCGCGCCGTCGTTTTTACTGGTGCTGGGCGCACTGCCCTTCTGGGAAACCCTGCGCCGCAGCGCCCGCACCCAGGCCGCGTTGGCGGGCGTGAACGCGGCGGTGGTCGGCCTGTTGCTGGCCGCGCTGTACCAACCGGTATGGACCAGCGCGATCTTCAGCGCGCGGGATTTCGGCCTGGCCCTGCTCGCACTGGTGGCGTTGATGGTGTGGAAGTTGCCGCCGTGGCTGGTGGTGATCGGCAGTGGCGGCGTGGGGTGGCTATTGAGCGTTACGCTGGGCTAG
- a CDS encoding nucleotidyltransferase family protein codes for MTLTVKTLLEIAMANPINAEITARLPALGVDQCMLTAGCLFQAVWNHQSNRPVAQDVKDYDVFYFDTDLSYEAEDRVIRAAERLFEDLGVNVEVKNQARVHLWYGERFGRPYPQLHTAKQGVDRYLVAGTCIGLEIATGEVYAPHGLADVEQGVLRINPRHPEPELFEQKARSYQARWPWLKIVAPGPSPA; via the coding sequence ATGACATTGACCGTCAAAACCCTGCTCGAAATCGCCATGGCCAACCCCATCAACGCCGAAATCACCGCGCGCCTGCCGGCCCTCGGCGTGGATCAGTGCATGCTGACCGCGGGCTGCCTGTTCCAGGCGGTGTGGAACCATCAATCCAACCGTCCGGTCGCTCAAGACGTGAAGGACTACGACGTTTTTTACTTCGATACGGACCTGTCCTACGAAGCAGAGGACAGGGTCATACGCGCGGCCGAGCGACTGTTTGAGGACTTGGGCGTCAACGTCGAGGTCAAGAACCAGGCGCGGGTTCATCTCTGGTATGGCGAGCGCTTTGGCCGGCCGTATCCGCAGTTGCACACAGCCAAGCAAGGCGTTGATCGCTACTTGGTGGCAGGCACGTGCATCGGGCTGGAGATTGCCACGGGCGAGGTGTACGCGCCCCATGGGTTGGCGGATGTGGAGCAGGGTGTGTTGCGGATCAATCCCCGGCACCCCGAGCCCGAGTTGTTTGAACAGAAGGCACGCAGTTATCAGGCGCGCTGGCCGTGGCTCAAAATCGTCGCGCCGGGGCCTAGCCCAGCGTAA
- a CDS encoding DUF6124 family protein: MVNVKPDSTALFSVVPDASTETLITNSYETFASVSTLLLDLSEDLCGKHRDIALAIHQLSELGVLLTAKLLDREAPCPG; this comes from the coding sequence ATGGTTAACGTCAAACCGGATTCAACCGCCCTCTTCAGCGTCGTTCCCGACGCCAGCACCGAAACCCTGATCACCAACAGCTACGAAACCTTCGCCTCCGTCAGCACGCTGTTGCTCGACCTGTCCGAAGACCTGTGCGGCAAACACCGCGACATCGCACTGGCCATCCACCAACTGAGCGAACTGGGCGTGCTGCTCACGGCCAAATTGCTCGACCGCGAAGCGCCCTGCCCTGGCTGA